A DNA window from Ipomoea triloba cultivar NCNSP0323 chromosome 10, ASM357664v1 contains the following coding sequences:
- the LOC116031880 gene encoding cationic amino acid transporter 1-like: MGLETENGGSESGMRRRGCSCSKDDFLPEESFRSWGNYVNALSQTPARLRDRVFSRSLDQVELAAKSRSQHEMKKNLNWWDLIWFGMGAVIGAGIFVLTGQEANQHAGPAVVLSYAVSGLSAMLSVFCYTEFAVEIPVAGGSFAYLRVELGDFVAFIAAGNILLEYVIAGAAVARSWTYYLATLFNKDPESFLIKANALQEGYNLLDPIAVGVCLAICIIAILSTKGSSRLNYVASIVHIVVILFIIIFGLIKSDPKNYTPFAPKGARGVFKAAAVLFFAYVGFDAVSTMAEETKNPARDIPIGLVGSMVITTTIYCVMAVTLCLMQPYTSIDVNAPFSVAFKAVGWSWAQYLVAFGALKGMTSVLLVGAVGQARYLTHIARTHMMPPWFSYVDPRTGTPINATAVMMSATAVIAFFTKLNILADLLSISTLFIFMLVALALLVRRYYVSGVTTVGNRNKLIGFLLLILSSSIATATYWGASTGWIAYCVTAPVWFFSTMGLCYFVPRAREPKLWGVPLVPWLPSLSIAVNIFLLGSIDKNSFKRFGLWSGGLLIYYFFFGLHASYDTAKELEKSAEWRKIEEGSESVATVAPAAKPGVDDVDATNASGN; the protein is encoded by the exons ATGGGACTTGAAACTGAAAATGGCGGTTCAGAATCAGGGATGAGGAGAAGAGGGTGTTCCTGCAGTAAGGACGATTTTCTCCCTGAGGAATCGTTCAGGAGCTGGGGCAACTACGTCAATGCGCTGAGCCAGACTCCGGCGCGGCTGAGGGATCGGGTTTTCAGCCGGTCCTTGGATCAGGTGGAGCTCGCCGCCAAGTCGCGAAGCCAGCACGAGATGAAGAAGAATCTTAACTGGTGGGATCTTATTTGGTTTGGCATGGGCGCCGTCATCGGCGCCGGAATTTTCGTCCTCACCGGCCAGGAGGCTAACCAACACGCCGGCCCTGCCGTCGTCCTCTCATACGCCGTCTCCGGCCTCTCCGCCATGCTTTCTGTCTTCTGCTACACTGAGTTCGCCGTGGAGATACCAGTTGCAG GTGGTTCATTTGCCTATCTAAGAGTTGAACTTGGCGACTTTGTGGCCTTCATTGCTGCCGGAAACATACTTCTTGAGTACGTGATCGCCGGAGCCGCAGTTGCCCGTTCATGGACTTACTACCTGGCCACTCTTTTCAACAAAGACCCCGAGAGTTTTCTCATCAAGGCTAATGCCCTGCAAGAAGGCTATAATCTCCTCGACCCAATCGCCGTAGGAGTCTGTTTAGCCATCTGCATCATCGCAATCCTCAGCACAAAGGGCTCTTCGCGTCTCAACTACGTCGCTTCCATTGTTCACATCGTTGTGATTctattcatcatcatcttcgGCCTCATCAAATCCGACCCCAAAAACTACACTCCCTTCGCGCCTAAAGGCGCTCGCGGAGTATTTAAGGCCGCAGCGGTGCTGTTCTTTGCGTATGTGGGGTTTGATGCGGTTTCCACCATGGCTGAGGAGACTAAGAACCCTGCTAGAGATATTCCCATTGGGTTGGTGGGTTCGATGGTGATCACGACCACGATTTACTGCGTCATGGCGGTGACTTTGTGTTTGATGCAGCCGTATACGAGTATTGACGTGAACGCGCCGTTTTCCGTGGCGTTTAAGGCGGTTGGGTGGTCGTGGGCCCAGTATTTGGTGGCGTTTGGGGCGTTGAAGGGGATGACGTCAGTGTTGTTAGTGGGCGCCGTGGGACAGGCGCGGTATCTGACCCATATTGCCCGGACCCACATGATGCCGCCCTGGTTTTCCTATGTTGATCCTAGGACGGGGACGCCTATTAATGCCACGGCGGTTATGATGTCGGCCACGGCCGTTATCGCTTTCTTTACTAAGCTCAACATTCTGGCCGACCTACTTTCCATCTCGACGCTCTTCATTTTCATGCTCGTGGCCCTCGCTCTTCTAGTCCGTCGATACTATGTTTCCGGGGTGACCACGGTGGGGAACCGCAACAAACTCATTGGGTTTCTGTTACTCATCTTATCGTCTTCAATCGCCACCGCTACTTACTGGGGCGCTAGCACGGGGTGGATTGCGTACTGCGTTACCGCGCCCGTGTGGTTCTTTTCCACGATGGGGCTCTGCTACTTCGTTCCCCGCGCGCGTGAGCCGAAGCTTTGGGGCGTTCCGCTGGTGCCGTGGCTTCCGTCTTTGTCGATTGCTGTAAATATTTTTCTCCTTGGATCAATAGACAAAAACTCTTTCAAGAGATTTGGGCTGTGGAGCGGTGGTCTTCTCATATACTATTTCTTCTTCGGCCTCCACGCGTCGTATGACACCGCGAAGGAGCTGGAAAAGAGCGCAGAGTGGCGGAAGATTGAAGAGGGAAGTGAATCCGTCGCGACTGTGGCGCCGGCCGCAAAGCCTGGTGTTGATGATGTAGACGCTACCAATGCCTCTggaaattag
- the LOC116031922 gene encoding cyclin-T1-3-like: MAALAGDSSNHGVHEAGAYMISQEMPEESGGRWYFSRKEIEENSPSRQDGIDLKKETYLRKSYCTFLQDLGMRLKVPQVTIATAIIFCHRFFLRQSHLKNDRRTIATVCMFLAGKVEETPRPLKDVIMVSYEIIHKKDPDAKEKIRQKELYEQQKELTLIGERVVLVTLGFDLNVHHPYKPLVEAIKKFKVAQNALAQVAWNFVNDGLRTSLCLQFKPHHIAAGAIFLAAKFLKVKLPSDGEKVWWQEFDVTPRQLEEVSNQMLELYEQNKAPPSQASEAEGSVAGSQRPVKSSATNEDLVTNNSNSQGGGPIKPGPSKPASHRPTPDLSHADNNGGPPRGPQDRSHDFESAENNSDHFADGETSGKHSHERELLPHQGSGGEIQNRSKTNPGSHGEEERERNAGRTETRDKVELKDKYHGRALERKDGAVGQSPQEVIKKIDKDKVKAALERNRKSRGDSNRKVDYMDEDDLIERELEDGIELPGESEKNKRERKQSWSKSSIKSEHESSHQDGGGDGQYQVKKEQPSRNADYDNNVEEGELDPYDDIDRGYHSPRLSNRKRKATSPPTEGKQRYEYGSGTHNHTYHDFPEDRNTGKIAYSERDHKRHVQENHV, from the exons ATGGCTGCTTTGGCTGGTGATTCCTCAAACCATGGAGTGCATGAAGCTGGAGCTTATATGATCTCTCAAGAAATGCCAGAGGAAAGTGGTGGCCGCTGGTATTTCTCTAGGAAGGAGATTGAAGAAAATTCCCCCTCTAGACAAGATGGGATTGATTTGAAGAAAGAGACTTACTTGCGCAAGTCATATTGTACATTCTTACAAGATTTGGGCATGAGACTTAAAGT ACCTCAGGTGACTATTGCTACAGCAATAATATTTTGTCATCGTTTCTTTCTTCGACAATCTCATCTGAAGAATGATAGGAGG ACTATTGCCACCGTATGTATGTTCCTTGCTGGAAAGGTTGAAGAAACACCTCGTCCCTTGAAAGATGTTATAATGGTTTCATATGAGATTATTCATAAAAAGGATCCAGATGCAAAAGAAAAGATTAGGCAAAAG GAGCTCTATGAACAACAAAAAGAACTAACTTTGATTGGAGAGAGGGTGGTCCTTGTCACTCTTGGTTTTGACCTTAATGTGCATCATCCATATAAACCCCTTGTTGAGGCAATAAAGAAATTCAAGGTTGCTCAAAATGCCCTTGCCCAAGTTGCTTGGAATTTTGTTAATGATGG GCTTCGGACATCTTTATGCTTGCAATTTAAGCCTCACCACATTGCAGCGGGTGCCATTTTTCTTGCTGCCAAGTTCCTCAAAGTAAAACTCCCATCTGATGGTGAGAAGGTGTGGTGGCAGGAATTTGATGTTACCCCACGGCAATTGGAGG AGGTGAGCAACCAAATGCTAGAATTGTACGAACAGAACAAGGCACCTCCTTCTCAAGCAAGCGAAGCAGAAGGAAGTGTTGCAGGTAGCCAAAGACCTGTAAAATCCTCTGCCACAAATGAAGATCTTGTGACCAATAACAGCAATTCACAGGGTGGTGGTCCTATAAAGCCAGGACCTTCGAAGCCAGCTTCCCATAGGCCAACTCCTGATCTGTCACATGCTGATAATAATGGTGGGCCTCCTAGGGGTCCTCAAGATCGAAGTCATGACTTTGAAAGTGCAGAAAATAATTCAGACCATTTTGCTGATGGTGAGACTAGTGGAAAGCACAGCCATGAAAGAGAGCTTTTGCCTCACCAGGGGAGTGGAGGGGAAATCCAAAACAGGTCAAAAACAAACCCTGGGAGTCATGGTGAAGAAGAACGAGAACGCAATGCTGGGAGAACTGAAACAAGGGATAAGGTGGAATTGAAGGACAAGTACCATGGTCGAGCTTTGGAGCGCAAGGATGGTGCAGTTGGTCAATCACCGCAGGAGGTGATTAAAAAGATTGACAAAGACAAGGTCAAAGCAGCACTTGAGAGAAACAGGAAGTCCCGTGGGGATTCAAATAGGAAAGTTGATTACATGGATGAGGATGATCTCATTGAAAGAGAATTGGAGGATGGAATAGAGTTACCTGGCGAGAGTGAAAAAAACAAACGTGAAAGAAAACAAAGCTGGTCTAAATCTTCAATCAAGTCAGAGCATGAAAGTTCCCATCAAGACGGGGGTGGAGATGGACAGTACCAAGTGAAGAAAGAGCAGCCATCGCGTAATGCAGATTATGACAACAATGTGGAAGAGGGAGAGCTGGATCCTTATGATGATATTGACAGGGGATATCATTCTCCAAGGTTGAGCAACCGGAAGCGAAAGGCAACTAGCCCCCCTACGGAGGGTAAGCAGCGGTATGAATATGGCTCAGGGACCCACAACCACACATACCATGACTTCCCAGAAGATAGAAATACGGGGAAAATTGCTTATTCAGAAAGAGACCACAAAAGGCATGTGCAGGAGAATCACGTGTGA
- the LOC116032089 gene encoding cation-chloride cotransporter 1-like isoform X1, whose product MNRNREAAMEGGREGNGVDAGEEHEGFPPAVALGRRKYTPVVAHDNDPAMVEMSTVDLGSSSSSFPPQDLKKIKVNKEPNSASEGSEGSIHNHVGVNGPQTESKLELFGFDSLVNILGLKSMIGDQMPAPSSPRDGDDVTIAVGHHQPNVVKLGTMMGVFVPCLQNILGIIYYIRFSWIVGMAGIGESLLLVAFCGSCTFLTTISLSAIATNGAMKGGGPYYLIGRALGPEVGVSIGLCFFLGNAISGAMYVLGAVETFLNAVPGAGIFRESVTTVNGTAIAEPITRPSLHDLQVYGIVVTIVLCFIVFGGVKMINRVAPAFLIPVFLSLCCIFLGIFVARKDRPEVGFTGLSLESFKDNWSSDYQMTNNAGIPDPNGKIYWGFNALVGLFFPAVTGIMAGSNRSASLRDTQRSIPIGTLAATLSTTGLYLVTVLFFGAVAHREKLLTDRLLTATVAWPFPAIVYVGIILSTLGAALQSLAGAPRLLAAIANDDILPVLNYFKVSDGNEPHVATLFTAFICIGCVVIGNLDLISPTTTMFYLLCYAGVNLSCFLLDLLDAPSWRPRWKFHHWSLSLVGALICIVIMFLISWTFTIVALALATLIYYYVCLMGKAGDWGDGFKSAYFQLALRSLRSLGATQVHPKNWYPIPLIFCRPWGKLPENVPCHPKLADFANCMKKKGRGMSVFVSIMDGDYLECAEDAKTACKQLSTYIDYKQCEGVAEIVVAPNMSEGFRGIVQTMGLGNLKPNIVVMRYPEIWRRENLHEIPATFVGIINDCIVANKAVVIVKGLDEWPNEYQRQYGTIDLYWIVRDGGLMLLLSQLLLTKASFEGCKIQVFCIAEEDSNAEELKTDVKKFLYDLRMQAEVIVISMKSWETHGEQQESTEAFSGAQQRIANYLGEMKEKAQREGTPLMADGKRVIVNDQQVEKFLYTTLKLNSTILNYSRMAAVVLVSLPAPPLSHPSYFYMEYMDLLVENVPRLLIVRGYHRDVVTLFS is encoded by the exons ATGAATCGGAACAGGGAAGCGGCAATGGAGGGCGGGAGAGAAGGGAACGGAGTTGATGCCGGCGAGGAGCATGAAGGCTTTCCCCCGGCGGTTGCTTTGGGCCGGAGGAAGTACACGCCGGTGGTGGCGCACGATAACGATCCGGCGATGGTCGAGATGTCGACTGTGGATCTCGGATCTTCATCGTCTTCCTTTCCACCTCAGGATCTCAA GAAAATTAAAGTGAACAAGGAACCAAATTCAGCCTCCGAAGGAAGCGAAGGTTCTATACATAATCATGTTGGTGTGAATGGGCCCCAGACAGAATCAAAGTTAGAGTTGTTTGGATTTGATTCTCTTGTCAATATTCTTGGTCTTAAGAG TATGATAGGGGATCAAATGCCAGCCCCCTCAAGTCCCAGAGATGGTGATGATGTGACTATCGCAGTTGGGCACCATCAG CCTAATGTTGTCAAATTGGGAACCATGATGGGAGTTTTTGTGCCATGCCTGCAAAATATTTTAGGAATCATCTACTATATAAGATTTTCCTG GATTGTTGGAATGGCTGGAATTGGTGAGTCATTGTTGCTAGTTGCCTTCTGTGGATCATGTACTTTCCTGACCACAATATCATTGAGTGCTATTGCAACTAATGGTGCAATGAAG GGAGGTGGCCCATACTATCTTATTGGTCGTGCCTTGGGTCCAGAGGTTGGTGTTAGTATTGGTCTCTGTTTTTTCCTGGGGAATGCGATTTCTGGGGCTAT GTATGTATTGGGAGCTGTAGAGACCTTCTTAAATGCTGTGCCAGGTGCAGGGATTTTTAGAG AGTCAGTCACAACTGTTAATGGTACAGCAATTGCAGAGCCCATCACAAGACCAAGTTTGCATGACTTGCAAGTCTATGGGATTGTTGTCACTATTGTTCTGTGCTTTATAGTATTTGGAGGTGTCAAAATGATCAATCGTGTTGCACCAGCTTTCCTCATACCTGTTTTTCTCTCATTGTGCTGCATATTTCTTGGCATATTTGTGGCAAGGAAGGACCGCCCAGAAG TTGGATTCACCGGGTTGAGTTTGGAATCTTTTAAAGATAACTGGAGTTCTGACTATCAGATGACTAACAATGCGGGAATTCCAGATCCTAATGGAAAGATATACTGGGGTTTCAA TGCATTGGTAGGTCTGTTTTTCCCTGCTGTGACTGGGATCATGGCAGGTTCTAATCGTTCAGCCTCACTAAGGGACACTCAGCGTTCTATTCCTATTGGAACTTTAGCTGCAACTTTGTCAACAACTGGCTTGTATTTGGTTACTGTGCTTTTCTTTGGAGCTGTTGCACACAGAGAGAAACTTTTGACTGACAG GTTATTAACAGCTACAGTTGCTTGGCCATTCCCCGCAATTGTTTATGTTGGCATCATCCTTTCAACCTTGGGTGCAGCTCTTCAAAGCTTAGCTGGTGCTCCACGTCTTCTTGCAGCTATAGCAAATGATGACATATTACCTGTTCTTAATTACTTCAAGGTGTCAGATGGAAATGAACCTCATGTGGCAACTCTATTCACTGCCTTCATATGTATTGGATGCGTTGTGATTGGGAATCTAGACCTTATCTCACCGACCACAACAATGTTTTATCTTCTATGCTATGCGGGTGTGAACTTATCATGCTTTCTTCTGGATCTTTTAGATGCTCCCAGCTGGCGTCCTAGGTGGAAATTTCACCATTGGAGTCTTTCTCTTGTAGGAGCATTGATTTGTATAG TTATCATGTTTTTAATATCTTGGACATTCACAATTGTGGCCTTGGCCCTAGCAACCCTCATATACTATTATGTTTGCCTCATGGGAAAAGCTGGAGACTGGGGTGATGGTTTCAAGAGTGCCTATTTTCAGCTTGCCCTTCGTAGTCTACGATCTCTGGGAG CAACCCAAGTACACCCGAAGAACTGGTACCCTATACCCCTCATATTTTGTCGTCCTTGGGGCAAGCTGCCTGAGAATGTCCCTTGCCATCCTAAGCTTGCTGACTTTGCCAACTGCATGAAGAAAAAAGGCAGGGGAATGTCTGTGTTTGTTTCTATTATGGATGGAGATTACCTTGAATGTGCCGAGGATGCTAAGACAGCTTGCAAACAGTTAAGTACCTACATCGACTACAAGCAATGTGAAGGTGTAGCGGAGATTGTTGTTGCCCCAAATATGTCTGAAGGCTTTAGAGGCATTGTTCAAACTATGGGCCTTGGAAATCTCAAGCCAAATATAGTTGTGATGCGTTATCCTGAAATTTGGCGTCGTGAGAATTTACACGAAATTCCTGCCACCTTTGTTGGGATAATAAATGATTGCATTGTTGCTAATAAAGCAGTTGTTATTGTGAAAGGCCTAGATGAGTGGCCTAACGAGTATCAAAGACAGTATGGTACTATCGATTTGTATTGGATTGTGAGAGATGGCGGTCTTATGCTTCTTCTTTCACAGCTCCTCCTCACCAAAGCAAGCTTCGAGGGCTGTAAGATTCAGGTTTTCTGCATTGCAGAGGAAGATTCTAACGCTGAGGAACTGAAAACTGATGTAAAGAAATTCCTTTACGATCTCCGCATGCAAGCTGAAGTGATTGTCATTTCAATGAAGTCATGGGAAACCCATGGCGAGCAGCAAGAATCAACCGAGGCATTTAGTGGCGCCCAGCAGAGGATCGCCAATTACTTGGGAGAGATGAAGGAAAAAGCTCAGAGAGAAGGGACTCCTTTGATGGCTGACGGAAAGCGTGTTATTGTCAACGATCAACAGGTGGAGAAGTTCCTTTACACGACTTTGAAGCTCAACTCAACAATACTGAACTACTCTAGAATGGCTGCCGTGGTGCTTGTTAGTCTGCCTGCTCCACCTCTCAGTCATCCATCATACTTCTATATGGAGTATATGGACCTGTTGGTCGAAAATGTGCCTAGGTTGTTGATAGTCCGAGGATACCACAGAGATGTCGTTACATTGTTCTCATAG
- the LOC116032089 gene encoding cation-chloride cotransporter 1-like isoform X2 produces MEGGREGNGVDAGEEHEGFPPAVALGRRKYTPVVAHDNDPAMVEMSTVDLGSSSSSFPPQDLKKIKVNKEPNSASEGSEGSIHNHVGVNGPQTESKLELFGFDSLVNILGLKSMIGDQMPAPSSPRDGDDVTIAVGHHQPNVVKLGTMMGVFVPCLQNILGIIYYIRFSWIVGMAGIGESLLLVAFCGSCTFLTTISLSAIATNGAMKGGGPYYLIGRALGPEVGVSIGLCFFLGNAISGAMYVLGAVETFLNAVPGAGIFRESVTTVNGTAIAEPITRPSLHDLQVYGIVVTIVLCFIVFGGVKMINRVAPAFLIPVFLSLCCIFLGIFVARKDRPEVGFTGLSLESFKDNWSSDYQMTNNAGIPDPNGKIYWGFNALVGLFFPAVTGIMAGSNRSASLRDTQRSIPIGTLAATLSTTGLYLVTVLFFGAVAHREKLLTDRLLTATVAWPFPAIVYVGIILSTLGAALQSLAGAPRLLAAIANDDILPVLNYFKVSDGNEPHVATLFTAFICIGCVVIGNLDLISPTTTMFYLLCYAGVNLSCFLLDLLDAPSWRPRWKFHHWSLSLVGALICIVIMFLISWTFTIVALALATLIYYYVCLMGKAGDWGDGFKSAYFQLALRSLRSLGATQVHPKNWYPIPLIFCRPWGKLPENVPCHPKLADFANCMKKKGRGMSVFVSIMDGDYLECAEDAKTACKQLSTYIDYKQCEGVAEIVVAPNMSEGFRGIVQTMGLGNLKPNIVVMRYPEIWRRENLHEIPATFVGIINDCIVANKAVVIVKGLDEWPNEYQRQYGTIDLYWIVRDGGLMLLLSQLLLTKASFEGCKIQVFCIAEEDSNAEELKTDVKKFLYDLRMQAEVIVISMKSWETHGEQQESTEAFSGAQQRIANYLGEMKEKAQREGTPLMADGKRVIVNDQQVEKFLYTTLKLNSTILNYSRMAAVVLVSLPAPPLSHPSYFYMEYMDLLVENVPRLLIVRGYHRDVVTLFS; encoded by the exons ATGGAGGGCGGGAGAGAAGGGAACGGAGTTGATGCCGGCGAGGAGCATGAAGGCTTTCCCCCGGCGGTTGCTTTGGGCCGGAGGAAGTACACGCCGGTGGTGGCGCACGATAACGATCCGGCGATGGTCGAGATGTCGACTGTGGATCTCGGATCTTCATCGTCTTCCTTTCCACCTCAGGATCTCAA GAAAATTAAAGTGAACAAGGAACCAAATTCAGCCTCCGAAGGAAGCGAAGGTTCTATACATAATCATGTTGGTGTGAATGGGCCCCAGACAGAATCAAAGTTAGAGTTGTTTGGATTTGATTCTCTTGTCAATATTCTTGGTCTTAAGAG TATGATAGGGGATCAAATGCCAGCCCCCTCAAGTCCCAGAGATGGTGATGATGTGACTATCGCAGTTGGGCACCATCAG CCTAATGTTGTCAAATTGGGAACCATGATGGGAGTTTTTGTGCCATGCCTGCAAAATATTTTAGGAATCATCTACTATATAAGATTTTCCTG GATTGTTGGAATGGCTGGAATTGGTGAGTCATTGTTGCTAGTTGCCTTCTGTGGATCATGTACTTTCCTGACCACAATATCATTGAGTGCTATTGCAACTAATGGTGCAATGAAG GGAGGTGGCCCATACTATCTTATTGGTCGTGCCTTGGGTCCAGAGGTTGGTGTTAGTATTGGTCTCTGTTTTTTCCTGGGGAATGCGATTTCTGGGGCTAT GTATGTATTGGGAGCTGTAGAGACCTTCTTAAATGCTGTGCCAGGTGCAGGGATTTTTAGAG AGTCAGTCACAACTGTTAATGGTACAGCAATTGCAGAGCCCATCACAAGACCAAGTTTGCATGACTTGCAAGTCTATGGGATTGTTGTCACTATTGTTCTGTGCTTTATAGTATTTGGAGGTGTCAAAATGATCAATCGTGTTGCACCAGCTTTCCTCATACCTGTTTTTCTCTCATTGTGCTGCATATTTCTTGGCATATTTGTGGCAAGGAAGGACCGCCCAGAAG TTGGATTCACCGGGTTGAGTTTGGAATCTTTTAAAGATAACTGGAGTTCTGACTATCAGATGACTAACAATGCGGGAATTCCAGATCCTAATGGAAAGATATACTGGGGTTTCAA TGCATTGGTAGGTCTGTTTTTCCCTGCTGTGACTGGGATCATGGCAGGTTCTAATCGTTCAGCCTCACTAAGGGACACTCAGCGTTCTATTCCTATTGGAACTTTAGCTGCAACTTTGTCAACAACTGGCTTGTATTTGGTTACTGTGCTTTTCTTTGGAGCTGTTGCACACAGAGAGAAACTTTTGACTGACAG GTTATTAACAGCTACAGTTGCTTGGCCATTCCCCGCAATTGTTTATGTTGGCATCATCCTTTCAACCTTGGGTGCAGCTCTTCAAAGCTTAGCTGGTGCTCCACGTCTTCTTGCAGCTATAGCAAATGATGACATATTACCTGTTCTTAATTACTTCAAGGTGTCAGATGGAAATGAACCTCATGTGGCAACTCTATTCACTGCCTTCATATGTATTGGATGCGTTGTGATTGGGAATCTAGACCTTATCTCACCGACCACAACAATGTTTTATCTTCTATGCTATGCGGGTGTGAACTTATCATGCTTTCTTCTGGATCTTTTAGATGCTCCCAGCTGGCGTCCTAGGTGGAAATTTCACCATTGGAGTCTTTCTCTTGTAGGAGCATTGATTTGTATAG TTATCATGTTTTTAATATCTTGGACATTCACAATTGTGGCCTTGGCCCTAGCAACCCTCATATACTATTATGTTTGCCTCATGGGAAAAGCTGGAGACTGGGGTGATGGTTTCAAGAGTGCCTATTTTCAGCTTGCCCTTCGTAGTCTACGATCTCTGGGAG CAACCCAAGTACACCCGAAGAACTGGTACCCTATACCCCTCATATTTTGTCGTCCTTGGGGCAAGCTGCCTGAGAATGTCCCTTGCCATCCTAAGCTTGCTGACTTTGCCAACTGCATGAAGAAAAAAGGCAGGGGAATGTCTGTGTTTGTTTCTATTATGGATGGAGATTACCTTGAATGTGCCGAGGATGCTAAGACAGCTTGCAAACAGTTAAGTACCTACATCGACTACAAGCAATGTGAAGGTGTAGCGGAGATTGTTGTTGCCCCAAATATGTCTGAAGGCTTTAGAGGCATTGTTCAAACTATGGGCCTTGGAAATCTCAAGCCAAATATAGTTGTGATGCGTTATCCTGAAATTTGGCGTCGTGAGAATTTACACGAAATTCCTGCCACCTTTGTTGGGATAATAAATGATTGCATTGTTGCTAATAAAGCAGTTGTTATTGTGAAAGGCCTAGATGAGTGGCCTAACGAGTATCAAAGACAGTATGGTACTATCGATTTGTATTGGATTGTGAGAGATGGCGGTCTTATGCTTCTTCTTTCACAGCTCCTCCTCACCAAAGCAAGCTTCGAGGGCTGTAAGATTCAGGTTTTCTGCATTGCAGAGGAAGATTCTAACGCTGAGGAACTGAAAACTGATGTAAAGAAATTCCTTTACGATCTCCGCATGCAAGCTGAAGTGATTGTCATTTCAATGAAGTCATGGGAAACCCATGGCGAGCAGCAAGAATCAACCGAGGCATTTAGTGGCGCCCAGCAGAGGATCGCCAATTACTTGGGAGAGATGAAGGAAAAAGCTCAGAGAGAAGGGACTCCTTTGATGGCTGACGGAAAGCGTGTTATTGTCAACGATCAACAGGTGGAGAAGTTCCTTTACACGACTTTGAAGCTCAACTCAACAATACTGAACTACTCTAGAATGGCTGCCGTGGTGCTTGTTAGTCTGCCTGCTCCACCTCTCAGTCATCCATCATACTTCTATATGGAGTATATGGACCTGTTGGTCGAAAATGTGCCTAGGTTGTTGATAGTCCGAGGATACCACAGAGATGTCGTTACATTGTTCTCATAG
- the LOC116031513 gene encoding caffeoylshikimate esterase-like codes for MAHPIFQANETSPYGDLSREEFYKKHHIIHKEGFVLNEKEKKIFTQSWQHDSCDEPRGVVCMIHGYTSESSWIFELNAVAMAKAGLFVFAIDLPGHGYSEGRRGHIPRIDPVVHDCIQCFDSARADHPKLPAFLYGESLGGAIAILICLEQKHAWNGLILSGPMCGVSKKYKPVWPLEEFLPLAAFFAPNWRIIFTKPPSRKSCREALKKKLVAKSPNRFANERPPAATGLELLKVCKYIQNNCHELEVPLLILQGGDDKVCDPNAVKAVFKSAGSKDKTLKIFAGMWHQLIGEPNESVELVFNTTLSWIQMRANLARAQKL; via the coding sequence ATGGCACACCCAATCTTCCAAGCCAATGAAACCAGCCCTTATGGAGATCTGTCCAGGGAAGAGTTCTACAAGAAACACCACATCATACACAAAGAAGGCTTCGTGTTGAAcgaaaaggagaagaagattttCACCCAATCTTGGCAGCACGATTCGTGTGATGAGCCGAGAGGAGTTGTTTGCATGATTCATGGCTACACGTCGGAGAGTTCTTGGATTTTCGAGCTGAATGCGGTGGCGATGGCCAAAGCAGGGCTTTTTGTCTTCGCGATTGACCTGCCAGGGCACGGGTACTCTGAAGGGAGGCGCGGTCATATTCCCAGGATTGATCCCGTAGTTCACGATTGCATTCAGTGCTTCGACTCTGCTCGAGCTGATCACCCCAAGCTCCCGGCTTTCCTCTACGGGGAATCACTAGGCGGGGCAATTGCCATTCTCATATGCCTCGAGCAAAAACATGCCTGGAATGGCTTGATACTGAGTGGACCAATGTGTGGAGTCTCAAAGAAATACAAACCCGTATGGCCACTCGAGGAATTCCTCCCTCTAGCTGCCTTTTTTGCGCCCAATTGGAGGATCATATTCACCAAACCTCCTTCCAGGAAATCGTGCAGGGAGGCATTGAAGAAAAAATTGGTCGCAAAGAGTCCTAACCGCTTTGCCAATGAAAGGCCACCGGCTGCCACTGGTTTAGAGCTTCTCAAGGTCTGCAAATATATACAGAACAACTGTCATGAGCTGGAAGTTCCTTTGCTAATTCTTCAAGGTGGAGATGATAAGGTGTGTGACCCAAACGCCGTGAAGGCTGTGTTCAAATCAGCAGGCAGTAAGGACAAGACCTTAAAGATTTTCGCGGGCATGTGGCATCAATTGATTGGTGAACCAAATGAAAGTGTAGAGCTCGTATTTAACACTACATTGTCGTGGATTCAGATGAGAGCTAACTTGGCAAGAGCCCAAAAGTTATAA